The Streptomyces capitiformicae genome contains the following window.
CTGGTCGATGTTCTCGAACTTGTAGCGGCTGATCAGGCGGTCCAGCGGGAGCTTGCCCGACTTGACCAGGTCGACCAGGACGGGGATGTCGGTCTGGGTCTCGGTGTCGCCGAGGGTGAGGCCGACGACCCGCTTGCCGCCGAGCATGCCGTTGACGTCGAGGGATACCTCGGTGCCGAACGGCGGGGCGCCCACGATGACCAGGGTGCCGCGTGCGGCGAGCGCGTCGACGCCCTTGCGCAGGACGAAGACGCTGCCGGTGGTCTCGACGATGCCGTTGGCTCCCCGGCCGCCGGTCAGCTCCATGAGGGCGGCCGTGATGTCCTCGACCTCGTCCGCGTTCACGGTGTGGGTGGCGCCCAGCTCCAGGGCCAGCTCCAGGCGCTCGGCGACCTTGTCGACGGCGATCACCTGGGTGGCCGGGGTCAGGGCCGCGGCCATCACGGCGGAGAGGCCGACGGCTCCGGAGCCGAGGACGACGACGGTGCTGCCCGCGCCGGGCTCCAGGACGTTCCAGACGGCGCCGACGCCGGTCTGCACACCGCAGCCGAGGGGGGCGATGGCGTCCAGCGGTACGTCCGGGTCGACCTTGACGAGGCTGCGCTCGTCGACCAGGGCGCGCTCGGCGAACGAGGACTGGCCGAAGAAGTGGCCGCCGAGCGGCTCGCCGTCACGGCTGATGGTGCTGGTGCCGTCGGCGCGGCGGCCGCCGATGAGGTTCAGCGGCAGCCAGGTGGCGCAGTACGCGGGGTGCCCGTCGCGGCAGTTGGCGCAGCCGCCGCAGGAGGTGAAGGAGAGGACGACGTGGTCGCCGGGGGCCACACCGGTGACGGCGGAGCCGACGGCCTCCACGACACCCGCTCCCTCGTGGCCGAGGACGCCGGGGAGCGGGAAGGGCAGTCCGCCGCCGGCGACGCCGAGGTCGGTGTGGCAGAGGCCCGTGGCGACCATGCGGACGATCGCCTCGTGGGGGCCGGGCTCGTCGAGGACGACCTCGGAGAGGGTGAAGGGTGCTCCCCCGGACTCGACCACGGCGGCGCGAGTGGTGGTGGACATCGCGGTAACTCCTTTTGTCGGTACGGGGGTTGCTCAGTCGAGGGAGACGACGACGGACTTGACCTTGGTGTAGGACTCCAGGGCCTCGGGGCCGTACTCGCGGCCGAAGCCGGAGGCCTTCACACCGCCGAAGGGGACGGCCGGGTCGAGCATCGCCCAGTCGTTGATCCAGACGATGCCCGCCTGGAGACGGTCGGCGACGCGGTGGGCGCGGGCCAGGTTGGTGGTCTGGACGCCGGAGGCCAGGCCGTACGGCGTGGAGTTGGCGAGCTCGACGGCCTCGTCCTCGGAGTCGAAGGGCTGCACGGTGAGGACCGGGCCGAAGATCTCCTCCTGGACGACGCGGGAGTCGTTGGAGAGGTCGGCGATGACGGTGGGCTTGTAGTAGAAGCCGCCGTTGAGGTCGAGACGCTCGCCGCCACAGACGATGCGGCCGCCCTCCTTGCGGGCCAGCTCGACGTACTCCTCGACCTTCTTCAGGTGCCGCTCCCCCGCCATCGGGCCGATGACGGTCTCGGGCTGCCGCGGGTCACCGAGGGGCACGCCGGGCACGGCGTCGGCGAGGATGCCGACCAGGGTGTCGTAGAGCGGGCGGGCGACGAGCAGGCGGGGGCCGCCCATGCAGAACTGGCCGGTGTTGAAGACGAAGCCCTTGATGACGGCGCCGACGGCCTTCTCGACGTCGGCGTCCTCGAAGACGATGTGCGCCGCGTTGCCGCCGAGTTCCATGGTGACCGGCTTCAGGCTCTCGCCGGCGACGCTCGCCGCGTACCGGCCGGTCGCGGTGGAGCCGGTGAAGGCGATCTTGTCGACGCCCGGGTTGCGCAGCAGGGCCTCGCCCGCGACGGGTCCGGTGCCGGTGACGACGTTGTAGACGCCGTCCGGAACACCGGCCTCCTTCAGCAGGCCCGCCATGTAGAGGGCGCTGAGCGGGGTCTCCTCGGCGGGCTTGTGCACGACCGTGTTGCCGGCCGCGAGCGCGGGGGCGATCTTGCTGCCGGCCAGGATCAGCGGGAAGTTGAACGGGGTGATCGCGCCGACCACGCCGATCGGGCCGCGCTTGGTGTAGGCGTGGCGGTTCAGCGGGACGTCGCGGTTGCCGCCCTCCAGGCTGAAGGCGAGGGAGCCGTAGTACTCGTAGTCGTTGGCCGCGTTGGTCACGTCGACGGCGTGGGCCAGGGTGATCGGCTTGCCGACGTCACGGCTCTCCAGGGCGGCTATGTCGTCGGCGTTCTCCCGTATCAGCTGGGCGACGCGGTGCAGGATCCGGCCGCGCTCCCGGCCGCTCAGCCCGGACCAGGTGCCGCTGTCGAAGGCCTCGCGCGCGGCCTGTACCGCAGCGTCGACGTCGGCCGCGCTCGCTTCCGCGGCGGTCGTGACCACCTGACCCGTGGACGGGTCGATCACGTCGGTGCGTGCCCCGTCAGTCGCCTCGCGCCACTGTCCACCGATGAACAGCCGCCCGGGCTCGCTCTCGAAGGTGGTCGTCATTGCCCACTCCTCAGCTTGATTCAGCCTTGATCGCCAAGTTTTCAACCAACAGGATTCCTGGTGGTTCGCAGTTTCATTACACACAGGTTTCCTGTCAATGCCTTACGCTGACCTCATGGTCGGCACCAAGGCACCCCCCTCCCTCCTCTATATGGTCAAGCAGGTCGAGCTGGTCGTCCGCTCACACCTGGACGAGCTGGTGAAGCCGGCCGGGATCACGGCCCTGCAGTACACGTCCCTCACGGTCCTGGAGCGGCACGACGGCCTGTCGGCCGCACAGCTCGCCCGCGACTCGTTCGTCACCGCCCAGTCCATCGCGGATCTCGTTCGCAGTCTCGAAAACCGCGGACTCGTCCGCCGGGAGCGCAATCCGCGCAACCGGCGCGAGCTGCTGATCCTGCTCACCGACGAGGGGCGCGAGCTGCTCGCCCAGGTCGCCGACCAGGTGCGCGACCTGGAGGAACGCATGATCCGCGACCTCACCGCACACCAGGCCGACCAGTTCCGGAAAGCCCTGTCCAAGGCCTGGCACGCGCTGTCGTAGGAGACCCCGCGAAAAACTCCGGACAGGATGCCGAAGAAATCGAAGACATATGTCAATCGAACATGCTCAAATTCACTCTGACGGGGGTAACTTGCAGGGCGGGGACGGGATTTGGCCTCACGCGGGCCGGTTGGAGGGGATGCCGTCGTGTCGAACGACCCCACACCGCCCACGACCGGGTATCTGCGGGTCCACACGGACCGCGGTCGCACCGTGCTCGAACTGCACGGCGAGATCGACATCGCCGCGGCGGTGGAGATCATTCCGCATCTGGACGCGGTGACGGGCCGTCGTGACGCCCGGGTCGTGATCGACCTGCGCCACGTCGAGTTCTTCGACTGCTCCGGCCTGCGCCTGCTCTACCGCGCCCGGCAGCGGGTCCTCGACCGCGGCGGCGAACTGCGCCTGGTCTGCACGCACCCGCTCACCCTGCGCGTACTGAAGGTGACCGGCCTGTCCCGCCTGCTGCCGCCCGCCCCGACACTGGACGCGGCCCTGGAACAGCCCGAGGCCACGTCCCACACGTTATGACCCACTACCCCGGCGGGCTCTGCGGCATCGGGTTCATTCGCCGGGCGGCGCGTCGAACAGGGCGCTGACGGACTCGCCGTTGTGAATGCGGCGCACGGCCTCGGCCAGGGCGGGGGCGATGGAGAGGATCTTGAGCTTCTCGGTGCGCTCCTCGACCGGGACCGGCACGGTGTTGGTGCACACGATCTCCAGGACGTCGGGCTGTTCACTGAGCCGCTTCAGGGCGCCCGCCGCGAAGAGTCCGTGGGTGCAGGCCACCCGGATCGAGCGCGGCCCCAACTCCCGCAGCCGCTGCAGGAGTTCGATGACCGTGCTGCCCTTGGCGATCTCGTCGTCGAGGACGATGACGTCCCGGCCCGCCACCTCGCCGATGACCGAGCTGATGCTCACCCGGTCGTCCGCGAACCGCTGCTTGGCGCCCGCGGCCACCTGCGCGCCGATCATCCGCGCGAACGCCGCCGCCTCCTTGGCGTTGCCGAGGTCCGGCGAGACGACCGTCGTCCGGGCCAGGTCGTACTGACGGAAGTGCGCGGCCAGTTCACGCAGCGCGTGCAGATGGTCGACCGGCACCGTGAAGAAGCCGTGCACCTGCGGCGAGTGCAGCGTCATGGCGAGTACGCGACTGGCACCGGCCGAGACCAGCAGGTCGGCCACGAGGCGGCCGCCGATGGAGATGCGCGGGGCGTCCTTCTTGTCGGAGCGGGCGTACGAGTAGTGCGGCATGACCACGGTGATCCGGCCCGCGGAGGCGCCGCGCGCCGCGTCGCACATCAGCAGCAGTTCGACGAGATGCTCCTGCACCGGCGCGACCAACGGCTGGATCAGGAACACGTCCCGTTCCCGGCAGTTGGCCTGGAGCTGTACCTCCAGACAGTCGTTGGCGAACCGGCTCACCCGGGACGGGCTCAGCGGCACCCCGAGGTGCGCGCAGACCTCGTCCGCGAGTTCGGGATGGGCGCTGCCGGTGAAGACGGCGATGTCACGCACGGTCGGCTCCTCGTATGAACATGATCATTACGGGTTGCGCGGCTCATGCTACTGGCCGGCACTCGTACGCCGATTCGGTACGGTGACCTGGACGGCTTGGCCTCCAGGCCTGCGTCCAGCCCTACGGCGAAGTGTGGACAAACACCCAACTCGGCGTTCTTCCAAGGAGTTTGAGGGCATTCGTTGAAAGAGGAAGGAGGGCCGTCGACATGACGACGTCCATCAAGCGCACGCGAGTGCCCGGCTGGGCCAAACTGCTCACCGCCGTGATCATCCTCATAGTGGTGTTGCTGGCCGCGCTGCGGATGCTGGTGTTCGGAGGGCTGGACGACGTGTTCGGCACCGAGGAACACGACCGCTCGGGGCCCACACTGCTCAAGTCCATCCAGGACATGAGCCGCTACGACGCCGCCTCCGGCAACTTCCAGGTGGTCGTCGACCTGGAGAAGGACGCCAAGTACCTGCCGGACGCGATCCGCGGCACCCGCACGCTCTACGTCGGCGCGGGCACCGTCGACGCCTACGTCGACCTCGGCAAGGTCGGCGAGAACGATGTGAAGGTCAACGAGGACCGGACGTCGGCCACCCTCAACCTCCCCCACGCCCAGTTGGGCAAGCCCGCCCTCGACACCGAGCACTCCTACGCCGTCTCCAAGCAGCGCGGTCTGCTCGACCGCCTCGGCGACCTGTTCTCCGACAACCCCAACGGTGAACAGGCCGTCCAGCGCCTCGCGGTCAAGCACATCGGCGACGCGGCGAAGCAGAGCCAGCTCACGGACCGCGCCGAAGCCAACACCACCGACATGCTCGAAGGCCTGCTGAAGTCCCTCGGCTTCAAGGAGGTGAAGGTGACGTTCGGCGCCTGATGGACGACTCCTGGCCTACGGGGCCTGACGAGCCATCAAGGGCGTCAGCCGCCCAGCGCCCCGGCAGCGTCAGCACCCCCAGCAGGGTGGCCCCCGCCAGGAGCCAGGCCACGTAGTCGCCGATGTGGCCGGACTGCAGGCGGCGCAGCGCCAGGATCCGGCCCGGCTCGGGCAGGACCGGGTCGCGGCGAGGACCGCGAGCGCGGCGGCGAGCAGCGCCGAGACACAGCCGAGCAGGACACCCAAGGGGGTCCAGTGCGGCGGCGGGGCCATCGCTCCCCCGGAGCCGGCCCCTGGGTCGCCCCCGCCGGCCGCCTCGGCCCCGTGCACGGCGTGGCCCACCACCTCGGCGATGCCCCGCAGCACACCGACGGCCAGCGCACCGGCGAGAAGGACCGCGGCGACCGCCGTCATCGTGTCGGGCACCCGGCGGAGCCGACGAACCGCGGCCGCCGCGGCGGCGCCCACGACGAGCTCCAGCGCGTCCACGGCGGTGATGAGAACCAGCCACAGCACGGCGAGCGCGGCCCACCACGCCAGGAGTTCCAGCGCGGGCAGGGTGGACGGTCGCGTCATACGTCGGGTTCATACGTCGGGTTCATACGTCACCTCCGCACACGTCCGCGCCTCCCCGCTCCCGGGCGACGCCCCGGCATCCCCCGAACGCGGGCGGCCCTGGTCGGTTCTCCGCCCCAAGTGCCGCCGACGGGCGCGGGGCAACCGTCCGAGACGGTCCGGCGGCGGCTCGTGCGGGCGGGAATTTCGGTTGCTCCTCACGGGTAACCACCTTGGGACAAAGGGAAGTTGAAACTGGGAGGGTTGCATGGCCCGTACCACGTCACGTTCCCGATCCACGACCTCCGGGCGCCGCTCGTCGGCGGCACCACGCGGCCGCCGACCACTTCCGCTGCCCGTACGACTGCTGGTGATGGCACTGGCCTTCGCGGCCATGGTGGTGTTCGGCGCGGTGCTCGCCGGACTCACCCTCCAGCCGTCCCCGGCGTCGGAAGCCCTCACCCACAGCAACCTGCGACCCGGCAGTTCCCTGGAGCTCTACTGGCACCACCCCTCACCACGCGACGCACTCAAGCAGATCGGCGGGAACGTCCTGCTCGGCGTGCCCTTCGGGATCCTGCTGCCGGTACTGGCGCCCGGCGCACGCGGGCTGTTGCGGGTGCCCGCGCTGACCGCACTGATGATGCTGCTGGTGGAACTGGTGCAGGGCGCGGTCGTCACGGGCCGCGCGTTCGACATCGACGACGTCATCCTCAACACCACGGGGGCACTGCTGGGTTACCTGCTGCTGGGGCGACGGCTCGGACGGGCCGTGCACGTACCACCGGGCGCCGCCCCGGCCCAGCGGAAAGCACCGCGTGGCGGCCTCGCCGGGCGCCTGCGCGGAATCCGCCGCAAGGGCGCTAGTGCAGCGTCCAAGTGAACTTGTCGCCGCCCACCCAACGCACCTGATCGGGGTCGTCGAGGTCGTGGACGGCGATCCCGTACGCCGCCGCGGCTTCCAGCACGTCCGTCATCGCCTTCGCCTCGCCGACCACCTGGCCGTCGATCTCCACGATCCGGAACGGCGGCGTACCCGGCTGCACCCCGAGCACCATGACCCGGGGGTGGGAAATGTAGGGGCTCGCGATTTCCGTCATGTCTAGAGCGTAGAGCGGTTCAGCGGTGTGTGGCCGGGCGGGGTCCGGCCGGATGAGTCCGGGTGTGCGGGTACCCGGCGACTGGGTGACGCTGGAGACCGGAGGCTGGAGGTGGCATGGATCCCGTCGAGGCCCTGGACCGCATCGCTTTCCTACTGGAGCGGGACCGGGCGCCCACCTATCGCGTACGGGCGTTCCGTACGGCCTCCGCCGTGCTGGGCGCCATGCCCGCGGACGAGGTGGCCGAGCGGGCGGCCACGGGATCACTGGAGAAGCTGAAGGGGATCGGGCCGAAGACCGCGAAGGTGGTGCGGGAGGCGCTGGCCGGGCAGGTGCCGGACTATCTGCGGAAGCTCGAATCGGAGGCCGAGACCCCGCTCGCCGATCGGGGTGACCGGTTGATGGCCCTGATCAGGGGCGACTGCCATGTGCACTCCGACTGGTCGGACGGCGGCAGCGGAATCGAGGAGATGGGCCGGGCCGCCGCGCGCCTCGGCCACGAGTGGACGGTGCTCACCGATCACTCGCCCCACCTGACCGTCGCCCGTGGGCTGTCCTCGGACCGGCTGCGCGAGCAACTCGACGTGGTGGCCGCGCTCAACGAACAGTGGGCGCCGTTCCGGCTGCTCACCGGTATCGAGTGCGACATCCTCGACGACGGCTCGCTGGACCAGGAACCCGAGCTGCTGGACCGGCTCGATGTGGTCGTGGTGTCCGTGCACTCCAAGCTGCGGATGGACGCCCGTGCGATGACCCGTCGTATGGTCGCCGCCGTTCGCGACCCGCACTCCGATGTGCTCGGCCACTGCACGGGGCGGCTCGTCAGCGGACGTGGGCGGCCCGAGTCGGAGTTCGACGCGGACGCGGTGTTCTCGGCGTGCGCGGAGACCGGGACGGCCGTGGAGATCAACTCCCGGCCCGAGCGGCTCGATCCGCCTCGACGGCTGCTGCGGCAGGCCATGGAGGCGGGGGTGCTGTTCTCGATCGACACGGACGCGCATGCCCCCGGACAGCTGACCTGGCAGATCCATGGGTGTGCCCGGGCGGAGGAGTGCGGGGTGCCGGCGGAGCGGGTGGTGACTACGTGGGGGGTGGAGGAGGTACTGGGGTGGGCGCGGGAGAGGGAGAGGGAGAGGGTGTGACATGGCGCGGGCTGCTGTCTTCGACGTCGACGGGACGCTTGTCGATACCAACCATCTGCATGTGGTCGCCTGGTGGGAGGCGTTTCGGCAGGGTGGGCATCATGTGGCGATGCATGACATCCATCGGGCGGTGGGGCTTCCGTCGGGTGATCTGATCACGCATCTGCTGGGTGAGGAGATCGACCCGGACGAGACGGACGCCCTCAGTGCCGCGCATAAGAGTCTGTACGGGACGTACTTCGATCGGCTGCCCGCGCTGCCCGAGGCGGGGCGGTTGCTGCGCCGGCTCGACGGTCAGGGGTGGAGTGTGGTGCTGGCCACGTCGGCCGGTGGGTCGGAGCTGTCCGCGCTGCGTCGTGCGATCGGGGCGGACGACGCCATCGCGGCCACCGCGAGCGCCGACGACGTGGCCGAGGGCAAGCCCGCGCCCGACCCGGTCGAGCACGCGCTGGAGCTGGTCGGGGCGTCTCCCCAGCGATCGGTGTTCGTCGGCGACACGGTCTGGGACATGCGGGCCGGCGTCCGGGCGGGAGTGCGCTGTGTGGCGGTGCTCTGTGGTGGCATTCCGCGCGCCGAGCTCGAGGCGGCCGGTGCGGAGGCGGTGTTCCGGAATCCGGCGCATCTGCTGGCCACGCTGGCGGAGAGCCCACTGGGGCGGACGGAATGACCTGGTGAGGGCAGCTGTGGGCGACCTCGGACGGCGTGACGCAGATCACCGGCATTGTCCCGATCCGGAAGGAACAGTCGCTGGTACTTTCCCGTTGAACGAAGCGTGGGTGTGGAGGGGACGCGGAGCGCCCCACCTCCCCCGCCACAGACTGCCCCGACCGTGATTCCCCCGTCCGGTCGGGGCTTCTCTTTGCGCCAGACTCCGTCCTCGCGTCAGGCTCGGTCCGCGCGTTCCCGCGGGCCGTAGAGCGCGGCCGGTGCTCCCGTCATCAGGGCCCAGTAGCGGTCGCCGTACGACCAGTGCCACCACTCAGTGGGGTAGTTGACCAGGCCGACCGCGGTGAGGGCGGCGCCGAGTGTCTCGCGGTGGGCGCGGGCCTCGGGGGTGATGTTCTCGGCGCCCGTGAAGCAGGCGCCGGAGCTCTCCTCGGGGCTGGCGTTGACCCGGGTGCCGAAGTCGAGTTCGTGGCCGTCGGCGTCGACGAGGGTCAGGTCCACGGCGGCGCCCGCCGAGTGCGGGGCGATCTCGGGCGGGGAGACATAGCGGCTGGCCGCCGTGCGTATGCGGTCGGCGTCCCAGTCGGGGTGCAGGGCCCGCATCTCGGACGCGTACTCCTCGAAGTACGCGCGCTGCAGGGACGGCGGCCGGTACCCCTCGACGAACAGCAGGCGCAACCCGTTCGGCAGCAGCGACTGGGCCTTGACCAGCCGGTCGAGCACGCCCGCGCGCAGATGGGCGAAGGCCCCCGTGGCATCGGTCTTGCGCGCGTCGACCAGCAGCGGGCTGTCCCCGCGTACGTCGACGAGCGGCTCGTCGACGTCGTGGACGGGGACGGCCGCCACCTTCGGGTCGGACATCAGGATGATCTCGGTCATGGGGTGATCTTCTCGTGGGCGCGGCCTGTTTCCGCCGGGATCGACCAAGTGGCTGTTGACCGAGCGACTGTTCACCAAGTGACCACCGGGTGACGGCCGAACCCCGGGCGGATGTCGCGTGTATCCGCCCGGCGCGGGTATTCGTGGGCGGCCCCGAGGATGCGCAGCGCGAGAGGAGCCGACCATGAGCGAGGAAGCCGGCCGCAGGATCGTGATCACTGGCGCCACCGGCAATGTCGGGACGAGCCTGGTGCGTCTGCTCACGGAGGACGCGCAGATCGGTCAGGTGCGAGGACTGGCCCGTCGGGTTCCCGAGTGGACGCCCGCGAAGACGGAGTGGTCGGCCGTGGACCTCGGGTCCGAGGGCGCCGACCTGGTGAAGGAGTTCGAGGGGGCGGACGCGGTCGTCCATCTCGCCTGGGCGTTCCAGCCGACGCACGATCCGGCCGTGACCTGGCGGACCAATGTGCTGGGCGGCATCCGGGTCTTCGGGGCGGTGGCGGCGGCGAAGGTCCCGACGCTGGTGCACGCCTCGTCGGTCGGCGCGTACTCACCGGGTCCGAAGGATCACGCGGTCGAGGAGTCATGGCCCACGCACGGCTGGCCGGGCGCCGCGTACTGCCGGGAGAAGGCCTATCTGGAGCGTGCCCTGGACTCCTTCGAGTACGAGCATCCGGGGGTCAGGGTGGTGCGGATGCGGCCCGCGTTCCTGTTCAAGCGGGAGTCGGCGAGCGAGCAGCGGCGTATCTTCGGCGGGCGTTTCCTGCCGGGGCCGCTGATGCGTCCCGAGTTGCTGCCGTTCATGCCGGACATCCCCGGCCTGAAGGTGCAGGCCCTGCACACCGATGACGCCGCCCAGGCGTACCGGCTGGCGCTGCACACCGATGTGCACGGCGCCTTCAACCTCGCGGCGGAGCCGCCGGTGGACGCGGGGCTGCTCGGCGAGATGCTGGGCTCCCGTCCGCTGCGGATGCCGCGGGTCGCGGCGCGGTCCGCGGTCGCCGCCGCATGGAACCTCCGGCTGCTGCCCGCCTCCCCGCATCTCTTCGACGCCGTACTGCGGCTGCCGCTGATGGACTGCACCAAGGCCCGCGCCGAACTGGGCTGGCGGCCCGAGCGCACGGCGGTGGAGGTGCTAGAGGAGTTCCTGGAGGGGCTGCGGCAGGGGGCCGGGGCGGACACGGAGCCGCTTCGGGGGCGGAAGGTGGGGTGAGGGCGACCGGCGGACGCGCCCTGTGCCCCGCATGCGTCCCCGGCCGGCAGGACGGCGCCTCCCCGGGTCCCACCGGGGAGGCGCCGAGTTCTTGGGCGGCCGGAAGGCTGCCAGATCCCCAGGTCAGCCGGACGGCTCGTCTCCCCAGGTCAGCCGGACGGCTCGTCCGGGACCGGCTGCTCGGGGTTGACGGCGGCCGACTGGGCTGCGCCCTGCCTACCGGTGCCCGCCTCGTCCGTGTCGGGCACATCGGTGGCGGGCTCGCCGTCCTCCTCGTCGTCGGAGCCCCGCGTCGGAGCGACCTCCCACGGGTCGTCGCCCTCGTTCGCCTGCTGGTCGGGCAGATCCCTGGGGACGGGGTCACCGTTCTCGCCGGGAGCCTCCAGTCGGTGATCGGTCACGGCGTGCTCCCTTCCTGATCGTGCGCCGGGAGCGGGTACCTCGACCCGATCGGCTCAAACCACGGGCCCGGTCAGTCGCCCTCGGTCAACTCGTCGAGGGCCGCCGTCAGCTGTGGCGCCACCTGCTCCCGCCGCCAGGCGAGGTGCCCGTCGTCCAAGCCGCGCGGCACCGACTCGATCAGCATGATCAGGTAGAGGTAGCTGCGGTAGAGGGCGTACCGCCGCCGGGCCGACGCGGTGAACTCGACCTCCCCGCCTGCCTCCTGATAACCCGCCAGGAAGTCCTCGTCCCGACGGATGTCACCCAGCAGCGCGAGCGAGACGAAGTCCGCGATCGGGTCGCCCCAGAACATGCGCTCGCCGTCGATCAGACCGCCCACCCGCACGGACTCCCCGCGCTCCACGAGGATGTTGCCGTCCCACAGGTCGAAGTGGACCAGACTCGGCACGGTCACGTCGTCGAGGCAGTCGTACGCGGCCTTCGCCGTACGGGCCACCTCGTCCACGGGCCGGGGCAGCCAGGCCCGGTAGCGGCGGGCGTCGGCCAGCAGGGCGTCGTACATGGCGGTGAAGGCGGTGCGCCAGTCGGGGGTCAGGGGGCCGAAGGTCTGGGACGGGTAACCGAAGCCGGGGCCCGTCACCCGGTGGAGCCGGGCCACCAGTCCGCCCAGCTCCCGCCGCAGCGCGGCCGCTTGGGCCGCCTCCAGGTCCTCCCACCCGGCGCCCGGGCAGTACGTCAGCAGAAGGTGGCGGCCGGTGGGCGCGCTGTCGCCGAGGGCGGCCCCGACCACGCGTGGCGCGGGGACTCCCACCGTCTCGGCGGCTCGGCAGAACTCGGCCTCGGCGCCCAGCAGTTCACTTTCGTAGGCCAAGCCGGGAGTGGTCGGAAGCGGGGGGATCTTGAGGACGAGGCGGGTGCCGTCGGTGAGGCTCAGTTCCTCGACGGTGTTGTACGTGCCACCGCCGAGCGACCGCCGCTCGGTGAGGCTCTCCGGCGGCAGTCCCGCCGCCGCGAGGACCAGCCGAGCCCGCTCCCAGTCGTCCACCACAGTCCCCCTCTGCCATAAACCGGTGTGCGGGCCACTCTACGAAAACCTGTGGATGAAAACCTGTGGATGAAAACCTGTGGTCCCTTCACCAGATCGCCTATTACCTTAGGTTCGAACCTAGAGTTCCTAGGTTTCGCCCATAGCTCTTATCCCTGGAGGACCACCATGAAGCCGCTCACCGAGCAGGACATCCGCACCTCGTTCATCAACTGCTCCAAGGGCGAGGCCAAGCGGATCTCCCTGCCGCGCGACCTGGACCGACGCCCTTGGGACGACCTGGACTTCCTGGGCTGGCGAGACCCGGGCGCGCCCGATCGCAGCTATCTCGTCACCGAACGCGCCGACGGGCTCGTCGGCGTCACCCTGCGCTTCCCGTCCGGACAGCGCGGCT
Protein-coding sequences here:
- a CDS encoding NAD(P)-dependent alcohol dehydrogenase, with the translated sequence MSTTTRAAVVESGGAPFTLSEVVLDEPGPHEAIVRMVATGLCHTDLGVAGGGLPFPLPGVLGHEGAGVVEAVGSAVTGVAPGDHVVLSFTSCGGCANCRDGHPAYCATWLPLNLIGGRRADGTSTISRDGEPLGGHFFGQSSFAERALVDERSLVKVDPDVPLDAIAPLGCGVQTGVGAVWNVLEPGAGSTVVVLGSGAVGLSAVMAAALTPATQVIAVDKVAERLELALELGATHTVNADEVEDITAALMELTGGRGANGIVETTGSVFVLRKGVDALAARGTLVIVGAPPFGTEVSLDVNGMLGGKRVVGLTLGDTETQTDIPVLVDLVKSGKLPLDRLISRYKFENIDQAAADMGGGKAIKPVLMF
- a CDS encoding VanZ family protein; its protein translation is MARTTSRSRSTTSGRRSSAAPRGRRPLPLPVRLLVMALAFAAMVVFGAVLAGLTLQPSPASEALTHSNLRPGSSLELYWHHPSPRDALKQIGGNVLLGVPFGILLPVLAPGARGLLRVPALTALMMLLVELVQGAVVTGRAFDIDDVILNTTGALLGYLLLGRRLGRAVHVPPGAAPAQRKAPRGGLAGRLRGIRRKGASAASK
- a CDS encoding ribose-phosphate diphosphokinase, giving the protein MRDIAVFTGSAHPELADEVCAHLGVPLSPSRVSRFANDCLEVQLQANCRERDVFLIQPLVAPVQEHLVELLLMCDAARGASAGRITVVMPHYSYARSDKKDAPRISIGGRLVADLLVSAGASRVLAMTLHSPQVHGFFTVPVDHLHALRELAAHFRQYDLARTTVVSPDLGNAKEAAAFARMIGAQVAAGAKQRFADDRVSISSVIGEVAGRDVIVLDDEIAKGSTVIELLQRLRELGPRSIRVACTHGLFAAGALKRLSEQPDVLEIVCTNTVPVPVEERTEKLKILSIAPALAEAVRRIHNGESVSALFDAPPGE
- a CDS encoding anti-sigma factor antagonist (This anti-anti-sigma factor, or anti-sigma factor antagonist, belongs to a family that includes characterized members SpoIIAA, RsbV, RsfA, and RsfB.), with the protein product MSNDPTPPTTGYLRVHTDRGRTVLELHGEIDIAAAVEIIPHLDAVTGRRDARVVIDLRHVEFFDCSGLRLLYRARQRVLDRGGELRLVCTHPLTLRVLKVTGLSRLLPPAPTLDAALEQPEATSHTL
- a CDS encoding MarR family winged helix-turn-helix transcriptional regulator, which translates into the protein MVGTKAPPSLLYMVKQVELVVRSHLDELVKPAGITALQYTSLTVLERHDGLSAAQLARDSFVTAQSIADLVRSLENRGLVRRERNPRNRRELLILLTDEGRELLAQVADQVRDLEERMIRDLTAHQADQFRKALSKAWHALS
- a CDS encoding PHP domain-containing protein, translating into MDPVEALDRIAFLLERDRAPTYRVRAFRTASAVLGAMPADEVAERAATGSLEKLKGIGPKTAKVVREALAGQVPDYLRKLESEAETPLADRGDRLMALIRGDCHVHSDWSDGGSGIEEMGRAAARLGHEWTVLTDHSPHLTVARGLSSDRLREQLDVVAALNEQWAPFRLLTGIECDILDDGSLDQEPELLDRLDVVVVSVHSKLRMDARAMTRRMVAAVRDPHSDVLGHCTGRLVSGRGRPESEFDADAVFSACAETGTAVEINSRPERLDPPRRLLRQAMEAGVLFSIDTDAHAPGQLTWQIHGCARAEECGVPAERVVTTWGVEEVLGWARERERERV
- a CDS encoding DUF4230 domain-containing protein; amino-acid sequence: MTTSIKRTRVPGWAKLLTAVIILIVVLLAALRMLVFGGLDDVFGTEEHDRSGPTLLKSIQDMSRYDAASGNFQVVVDLEKDAKYLPDAIRGTRTLYVGAGTVDAYVDLGKVGENDVKVNEDRTSATLNLPHAQLGKPALDTEHSYAVSKQRGLLDRLGDLFSDNPNGEQAVQRLAVKHIGDAAKQSQLTDRAEANTTDMLEGLLKSLGFKEVKVTFGA
- a CDS encoding type 2 periplasmic-binding domain-containing protein, which translates into the protein MTEIASPYISHPRVMVLGVQPGTPPFRIVEIDGQVVGEAKAMTDVLEAAAAYGIAVHDLDDPDQVRWVGGDKFTWTLH
- a CDS encoding aldehyde dehydrogenase family protein; translated protein: MTTTFESEPGRLFIGGQWREATDGARTDVIDPSTGQVVTTAAEASAADVDAAVQAAREAFDSGTWSGLSGRERGRILHRVAQLIRENADDIAALESRDVGKPITLAHAVDVTNAANDYEYYGSLAFSLEGGNRDVPLNRHAYTKRGPIGVVGAITPFNFPLILAGSKIAPALAAGNTVVHKPAEETPLSALYMAGLLKEAGVPDGVYNVVTGTGPVAGEALLRNPGVDKIAFTGSTATGRYAASVAGESLKPVTMELGGNAAHIVFEDADVEKAVGAVIKGFVFNTGQFCMGGPRLLVARPLYDTLVGILADAVPGVPLGDPRQPETVIGPMAGERHLKKVEEYVELARKEGGRIVCGGERLDLNGGFYYKPTVIADLSNDSRVVQEEIFGPVLTVQPFDSEDEAVELANSTPYGLASGVQTTNLARAHRVADRLQAGIVWINDWAMLDPAVPFGGVKASGFGREYGPEALESYTKVKSVVVSLD